DNA sequence from the Scylla paramamosain isolate STU-SP2022 chromosome 4, ASM3559412v1, whole genome shotgun sequence genome:
taactaACTCATACCTTGAAAATACTGCTATAGACACATTGCGTTCGTCTAGTAGTATATTGACGTGATGGAACGGTGAGCATTAATGGAATACAGTTTTCGTAAAGATATCGAAAGTATCACAAGAGATGGACGGAGTGAGTGCAATGATGACACGAACTGGCGAAGGGGGGACGCGTGAGGGAACGATACAACGAGGATATAGAGACAGAAAATGACACAGTAGGGAAACATTAAGAAAGGACAGATGAGGACGAgaaagtgaggagaaggcaGCGAGGCAGGAGAGGCAGTGGGTAAGTTGCaacgccttctcctcctccaccaccaccacagtcagtCGCTCGGGAAGTGGATGCCGCTGCCGCCATCTGAGGACACACAGGGGCTGGTGTTGCAAGACGACCATGGCACCGGGCGGGAGTCAGGATTACACAGATCGTCCCCGAGGCGCACACTGCCGTCAGCCGTGGTACAAGTAATTTCGCCCTTGGTCCAGCCTCCCCCGCACGTGGCCGAGCACTGGGAGGAATGCGTCAGCCGCCACTTGGAGGTGAACACGCTGGCAGGGAGTTCTTGCCGCAGGGACATGTATCTGTAACACCACGTCCAAGGGTCAGTGTGTGTCCTTTAATTTCTGAATGCATAAGCAAGCCACAATGTTTCCAGCCTGTCTATCAACTGTATATTACTAAATTTAATTAAAACCAATTACCTATTCCCTATCAAATCCTTCTACACGCAGCCTCTTTTGACTTTTGCTGTACTCCCTCAGAGGCTGCCGCCATATGATATACAATATTTCATATGGCTAAAATGTTCTTAAGGGACTTATATTAAAGAAACATAAGCGGATCACAGCACTTAACCGCATGTGACATAATTGGCTTACATGCATCTACTTAGTAAAGTCTTGCTTCTAATTTCCCACTGGAATATATGTAAATCAACCAACATCATAACCAACTGTCGGTGAGTGTGTTCTTGTCATTAAGCCTTGAACTTTTAACTTAACactgactttcttctttccctccaccactccttcccCCACACACCGCAGTGCTATCATGTTTCAAAATCTACCTAGCGATATGAAAGACAGGCTTACGTAATATCTGAACTATAAAGAGTCACAACAATTACCTTCTACACCTGAGATACTGAAAGGCTAACCTGTAAAACTGAAAATGTTATCTCATGAAAAcaaaactcaaagaaaacaaagcatcATCCCATCACActcctctctgcctcctgcTCCCTCACCTCTTAAACAAATTCCTGATGCGCCAGAGGAGATTTGAGAATCCCTTGGTCTCCTTGCTTGgagccctggtggtggtggtagtggtgatgggaggCACTGTGACGGTGACTTGCCTGGGAGGCTTGATCTGACAGTTCCCGTTGATACAGAACTGGACGGGGGAGCAAAATTGGTTGATACTAAGACGTGAATGGTAACAGTGAAGGTGAATGAGAAagagttatcattattatcattaccaacGTCATCATCCTCCTATGATTCAACCACAGTGGGATCCTTACGATGTTTATGAgcgcgcgcgcatacacacacacacacacacacacacacacacacacacacacacacacacacacacacacacacacacacaaagacaaacataAATGAGGTAGACTCTGCTAATTCAGGTTAATTAGTTCACCTTCTTAATGCCACAAGTGGTGCCCTCTAGCGCCGGGTGTGTGCGGAGGGCGTGCGTCGTGTTTTGGCACCATAGCTCTCGACACACATCCTGAGTGGGAAGAAAGAAGTTAAGTAATTACATGCTTATTTCCTTCGGGACAAAACACTCCTTGAACTAAATTCCCTCCCTTGAGATGAGCCACTGAAGCTGCTCTCCGGTAAGTCAATCCTCGCAGGGAGTGATGTGCAGCGTAAGTGGAGTGTTAATTAGTGTAATGAGTGCCACGCTGGAGGAAACGTACCTTACATTTTGATATATTTGAATTTTTTCTACGTTGCTGTAACTACTCTCGCAGGAGGTAgtggtattactactactactactactactactactactactactactactactactacaacagagACAAATCAGTACAGCCTCCTTCCACCAAAATATAGATATCTGGGATGCATTAAAAGAGGTAGTGatagaggtaaggaaggaatggatAACTCCTCGTAAATATACAGACACACATCTGATTAACGTAGCGTAGTatcctcctaatcttcctctttttcttcaccaTTAGCATCAAAATCGCCATCATTTCGTTTCGCAtccttattctttcattatGATGGACAGCTTATGAATGATTTCccccactctttatttatttatttattctttttgcaGTGACAGATAGCAggacgtaaacacacacacgctcacgtTATAAGGGTGTTTGGAGGTGACGTAAGGCTTGAATCCCGAGCCCTCAGCGAAGTTGCACTGTTCCTCCTTGGAGTACACTTCCCCAGGCAGCTGGTCCCCGGCGATGCTTCCTTTCCACGGCACCAGAGAGGTGGTTGTCAGACACTCGAGGGTGTATCTGAGGGAGGGGGATAGAATAGTGCGTGGCATCAAGAATTAGTCTCTCAGCTCATTCAGCACTGCAGGAAActtttaaatatttcacgaAATCATCATCTgttaataaagatgaagaggaggaggagaaggagaaggataataataataataataataataataataataataatacctcttTGTAACTCTCTAACTCACTTGCTCAGGAAATCCTTCAGCTCGCGGTTGGAGCAAGAGGACCACGTCACCTTCCCGGGCCCCGTCGACGAGGACATGAGGTGCTTGTTTGCACTACACGTGTTCTTGTCGTCCCGCGAACCGTCGTGGGACATACCTAGGCTGCAGGACAAATGAAGGTGTTAATGGTAAGGTTGAGAGGAGGCACAGAAAATCTCTCACGTGGCTGTCGTGACGTAAGTGTAGTGTGGAGTTGTAAGGCAGAAGATAGGTGAGCATgtacgtagtgtgtgtgtgtattaaagcAGTTGGAGAGAAATAAGGATGACAAAATGCTTAGTTGCAGTACACGTTTTATCTCTTTGGTCATTTATTAAGTGATGGAAACTCCTTGAAATATGAAAAGGGGAACCAGGCGTGCTGACACTACAGGTTCCTATCCCCTAACATACAGAGCATACAAAGATGAAGAATATCTAGACAATCTTAAATAACTGTACTAATGATGCATTTCGGCTCCCTTCCTTTTACTACACAAAAacggaggaaaatgaagaacccTTTGACAATTATACTTTCTTACAGCATACAaaatagaagatgaagaatactTAACACTGAATCAAGAAGCAAGCAAGACTTTCACTCCAGGAACACTTACTTGTGGCCGAGCTCGTGGGTGATGACGAAGACAGACTCGAAACTGGTGCCCTCGTTGATGGTGCACGAGTAGCTGGCTTGACACATCCCTGCCACCCATGCCAGACctgcaggagaggagaggagaggagggcttGAGTTTGACTGTAAGGGTTTCAGCACACCTATACTTTATCTTTCTACTGCCTCCTGTACATGTTTGGTTATTGTGAGGCCTCTGAGTTTACGTaagctttttgctttttcttttggtgtcttttcatggattttcataatagtaatgattagtttatgttactactacctcatatatatatatatatatatatatatatatatatatatatatatatatatatatatatatatatatatatatatatatatatatatatatatatatatataacttaattAAGCCCTGCTGCTCCTTTCTTACTTACTTTAGTGGTTTTACTATTTTCTAACTTTGCtacatattttattattgttttccatgGTTTTTCTATGCGCTTTTAATACTacttttccttaactttctaTGCTATTCaacttatttcttttctaccaccacaacacagtTATCACCAGCACGATCGCTACTTCAGTTGTCATTATAATACTGCCAAAGCATCATTAACGTTATTATCATTCCTTTTTATAACAATAACTATATTCTAAGAAAACTTATTGGATCAATgttacacaaccaccaccaccaccaccaccactaccactcccaccacttttttcctcccttatatTTATAAGTACCTATGACAGAAGTTGAGTCTGGGTCGCCATCCCACAAGTCTAGTCCAGATAACATGAGGGCGTGGTCCCAGTTCTCCCGCATCTTGCCCTTCTGGTTCCTCTGCCACGAACAGAAATTACTGAGGtacctgagggagggaagaaagaaaaaaaaagtgttacctCAGCTTGAATATATGAGTGTGTGCTTAATTCTCGTGTAATTTTTCAAAAGgaatccttatatatatatatgttgaaATTCTAAGTtattttccacatcttttaaTTCGTATTCGGAATGGATTCAATGATGACAGTTTCCTCAGTCTTTTGTTACCATTCTGAGCAttgtaaaattctttgcaagGATGTAGACAAACGAAAGAataggttacttttttttttttctaaggcacATTCTTGTTTGAGAGGCTATTAGAAAAAGACGAGTCAAAAAATATTGTGGATGACTATGAGAAAATTGTATTGATGGGTTGAACTCTCGCACACCCATTCTTTGCAAGGGTGTTAGAATTGCACTCATATATGTTCAGTCATCTTGTTCATCTCGCTTTATTTAATCCATCCAGCAAAAATTAAACTTCTCTAGTTATAAAATCTATCATCCGATACCTATTCTACTTTATGATATTAGCAACCGTTCACATACAGGCAAGCTACAGCTGTACAACATTATATATGTAGaaatgtgtgtgtaaaatttgtATACCATATATTCAAACTGTATGACAGCAAGCTCTGAACAAGTGCTTCGCATGTTTGAAGTGTTTCAAATGTTTATTCTCTTTTACTACaccttttactgttattttaaTGGTTCTACTAATTTATAACTTCGCTaaatcttttattattattttccatggttttccacgttttttttttttttctgctacgTTTCTGTAACTATATCTATACTATCCTACCACTTTCTGCAACACAATTACTACCAGCACGACCACTACTTTTTCCTTACAGCTGAATGTTGCCGTGCGCTTTGTCGGGTCCCTTGGTGCTGTCCTCAATGATTTCCAGCTTGACCACCGTGATGATGAAGTGCTGCTCCAGGGACGGCGCCGTGTACAGCAGAGCCACCTGTCGAGGAACACTCACGTTAGCTCAGACAGTTAGTTCAGTAGATAAAGATCACGGGTTAAAGATTACAGATCCTAGCTATATTATAACGTTTTCTTCTgcgtaataatgaaaaaaaaatctgcatttAACTTCTAGAAGTGATAAATAAGTGacatttttaattttctcttttgctGTCTGTTTttaaattagtgtgtgtgtgtgtgtgtgtgtgtgtgtgtgtgtgtgtgtgtgtgtgtgtgtgtgtgtgtgtgtgtgtgtgtgtgtgtgtgtgtgtgtgtgtgtgtgtgtgtgtgtgtgtgtgtgacgcgcgAGCAAAACTGCCTCCAACTTGCCTGACATGTGACTGGCAAGGCTGTTTCCTGGGAGTTAATTACTTTTCACTCAAACAGATGAGCGGGACAGGGAGGCTGCAGGCCAGCGCCGCGGTGCTAAGGAAGGCCGAGACATTTTACGCAAAGGAACACATATGGAGCTGCACAATCTGACTGGCAAGCTCTTCCGTATGAAAAGAGAGAACGAAATGCTTTCCTTGACGCTATATGGTTTTCACTTGTTTCGTATCGAGACTCGAGATATATGGCAAtttaagagcataagaacataaggtaAAATACAAGAACCCAGTAAATGTGGCAGCGCTTGCATAAAACCTTTATCCATCTTATAATCCCTATTCGTATATCTATGTtaccttcttttaaagcttcctgaCTACTAACCCTGAGagtctttcttcatctcccttgcTACATGCTTTACGCAACTTAAAATAGCCATCATATCCCTCTTAATCTACGCCACTATGACATTAATATTAACGTAACGTGGTGTGGCTAACATTaacagccacaccaccacaccacacagttGAGCAATGCGTTGATAAATTCACCGCTGTTTGCATGCCACTCGTGCACGACCAGAGCAACGGAGCAGAGACCAGCACACTCACCCCGTTCATGATGGCGAAGACAGTGTCCGTGATGGTCTCCTTCACCTCTAAACGCGGGTACCTCTGCCTAATGAACGTCACCATGTCGTCGTCCACGAACACAGCCGTCTCGATCCTCAGTTCCTCCGTCGCCTCTCGCTTGGTCCTGTCCACGTCCTGCTCATCCTGACTCGTCGCCTCATCCTGTGGCAGCTCCACTAGCACGCGCGGCGCCTTCATGGCCTCCAGGTCTGTCAATAGGGGTTGTTATGCAAGACTGTTCACATCGATGGACTGGATATACAGAGGTTAATGTCACCTTCACGCTAACCTACCGAACACTCCGCActtcatgttctttttcctGGCGTGGATGATGTGAAGGCCGTCCGGCGTGAGACCCTCTTCCCCGTCTAAGATCGcctgtcgccgccgccgccgcagtcCAGGATGCGGCCTTATCAGGTGAGTTTCATTCCTCGAGATGATGACACCGGTCTGTGCCACGAATTCTCAGGTTAAAATGATGatattccataaaaaaaaagaacaaggactTCAAATACGCACTAACATACATATTCTTCTCCACAGTTCCTTGATTATTAGTAAGGCGCGAGAACTGCTAGGTGggttatttgcttatttattcataAGAGCGAGTCCGTTCGATGAAGCACTTAGCGATGGTGAGCCTTGGTTTTCCGGCACCATGACACTGGACCGTGAATTCATAACATGTCACAAAGTcatgaaatggaggagaagaataagaagaacaagaacaagaacaaaacaaaaacaagaagaaaaagaagtgaaaaaaaagctgaatctCACACGAGTCACCACAGCACCCATGGGACACacttactcacacacacgcacgcacacacacacacacacacacacacacacacacacacacacacacacacacacacacacacacacacacacacacacacacactcacaacctCTCCAAGCAGGTCACTTGAGGTCATcgattcttccttcctcccacataAGCGCACATCAGCACTTCAGCTCCCTCTGAATTTAAGGAGCATTCGTGTAAATCGACAGGCGGCATCAATATTGCACGTGCCCTAGTGTGGCACGAGGCAATCATTGGCTTTCCTTGGGAAGGTGGGTGAAGGTTACGCctcaaggaagggaagggaagggaaggcaaagtGTCCACAGAATGTTAAGCGTATCAGGTGTGTGTACGTATAATTGTACAGTGCTGTCACGAAGTCAAATGAATTAAAGTTGAAGGTAAAGCGTCCACTGTGTGCTAAATGTATCTTGAGTATGTATGTGTAGTTGTAAAGAGCTGTCACGAAGTCTAGTGAATTAATGTACGTACTTATagactaatgatttttttttttttttttttttttatcaatcctTTCACTGCGGGAGCAAGTCATTTGGTACTGGGATGGATGGTCCTCAGGTCATAGGATTTAGTTCAGATGATTCTCAAGACAGATCGGCCCGAGTACAAATAGGCCTTAACACGTTTGGTACTCGACACTTGGTACCCAGAGCACTTGGTCCCCaaaatgtctctagactcaGACGTCTGGATTACAGGCTTCATGAAGGCAGCATGTGGATCCGCACACTCGAATATAACGTTCCTCTTCAATCTTAGacactgtttttgttttgatctctaataaatatttctgtagcgtcgaaagataaaaataaataaataaataaataaataaataaattaattaattaaattaaattaaaaaaataacctgtgctctcccttttctctcctgtgtctccatGCAAGCAATTTTTACACTGCTAGGAATGTTAACTAAGGACAAGGGTACAAGGGTGAAGAACGCAGCAAAGACCGAGATGATAGATGAAGGTATTTCCCTGATACTTTCTCTTTAATCCAAGAGAAATTCTGGCTATAATGGCTatataatgacaataaaagaCCCACTGAAAGTGCCAATTCCCAAAAAAATGAGCCAAAAAATATTATCCATaattagagaagtgtctttGTTATCTAAAACATTATGGAGAATATGCCATGACTATTTTGGGGAATTGTACATGAACTCAAGAATGCAAACCTCACACACATTCAGTCGTGGTCAGAACATCGCCATTGTGTTTTGTGCCTTCCTCAATCCTAAATCCTCTGAGCAACTGAAAATCTCCTTGCTAATATTGACAAAAGCAGTATTATAATCAGCTCACTGGGattaagattgagagagagagagagagagagagagagagagagagagagagagagagagagagagagagagagagagagagagagagagagagagagagagagagagagggacacgtTCCTTCCACTCAAGCAAACAGGGGAAGGCAATTAGCAGTGAATACCAATATAAACACAGGAATTAAATACATGCATGGAGGTTTACACGTATGATTAACACTATTATAATCGAGGTCATTTTCAGGATCCCGCCGGTAAACACAGGTGTAGCCTAGGCAATTAAGATACACGGCCTGGCGGGAGGAATGCTGAAGTGGTTCCCGTGGTTATGTAAACACGACAGGTAAACAGGTAACCAGCTTGAGAGTGGCAGGAGGCAAGGGGAGGAATAGAAGGGGAAGCGAAAGAAGtaagaagtgagggaaaggagaaaagaagaagggaaagcagtaggcaataagaaaaagacaaggaaaggagaagagaagggcagtagaaaagtgataaatggggaggaggagaaggaaagaggagcggaaaggggaagagaaagcagccagcgatgagaaagggagggaggaggaggagaataaaaaaagaatgggaaaagaaagaggggaaggagaaaagtggatgaaaagagaagagaaagctgtgagaaagagaggaagagatatgggaaaggaaagaggaagaatgaaaaaaaagggaggagaaaggtaggaaagaaaagcaaacagaaaaaaaggaaggaggaacaaagaggaagatgaggagaagaggaagccgTGACGaatgagggatggaggaggaaaggcgatgaaaagagaaagagaaagcgttgataaaggagagaaggagggaaaagggaaaacaaaatgagggaaagagggaaggagggaagagaaaggagagaatgcaTAAATGAGTAAGAAAGCAGAACATAGAAAGGAATGAACAGAAAAGGAatgtaaaaggaatgaaaagaagtaaagaggaaaagagagaaagaggaagaagaaacagtgagtaataaaaaaaaaatacgaggaatgagaaaaagtaaaataaaaaaagggagaaagaggtcGAAGAGGGGCCAATGGAAAACGAAGAgcagagaaaacggaaaaaagaataaaaaagaaaagaacgaatgactgagagagaaaaaggagtaataagaacggagggaagatgaatatgcaaatgaggaagggaatgaagaataggagcgagagaaaaaaaatcatacgagacaaagataaaggtgaagaaatgaaggaagcgaaaaaaagacgaaaatgaaaaaaacaaggaaaaggaaaaataaaaataaaatagaaaaaaaaacgaaaaaaagtaaacgaaaGGCGAGGAGGAATAtggaagacacaaaaaaaaaaaaaagaaagggggtatgggaaggggagagaacaagagaacgGGGAGAGCGAAAGAGAACGATGACCTTCCTTGGCTTATGTAAACCTGATGGCTGTCACGCTCATTAATTTCGCTCCAGTGGCATTTGGGACTAAACagggcgagggaggaaggaagtattTGTGGCCTGAGCAATTACGCGGCGGAGGGTTAAAGGGACCAAAATTGTTTACACGTTGTGAGTCTGcttcccccctttccttcctcctcctccttctcttcctcctccttctcgtttatcttccttctccacgtggtcatctttctttccttgcttatcgtttttattcgtctctctctctctctctgtctctctctctctctctctctctctctctctctctctctctcttgaccttcagcacttttcttcctcctttctatgatCAATGGAGCACTCGtgatagtacacacacacacacacactcacacacacacacacacacacacacacacacacacacacacacacagacacacacagacagacacacacataaatatgtttttaagtttataaaCTGCATTACTAAGAACaataaattaacatttttttcttaatatttttggCTGTTCTACTTTTACAtgcttatttttcccttttcatcctcatcctcgttctatttcttgcctttcctctttattcgacgtttttttctttctctcatgtcttctttcattcattcgttttcAATCATTCtcagtcttttcgtttctttgtttcctttcctcctctttttttttttttaattcctctacctaatattcttcttcttggttATATCTTACGTCACTCTTTACGTCAGTTTAAGAAATCAGCCAATCAATCTTCagccctctcttcttcctctaacttttcattcattctcagtcctgtctttttttccttcaattttctttttaattctctaCGTAATATTTCTCTTAGccatcctttccccttccctcaacACTGTCACGTTAACATCAATCGATCTtcaaccttccctccttctaacttttcattcattctcagtcctatcttttttttcccccgattttctttttaattatctaCGTAATATTTCTCTTAgtcatcctttctccttccttcagcaTTGCCACCTTAAAATCAATTAATCTTttaccttcctcccctccttccgtctttcctctATCTGTTACTCGCCGCTCATTCGCTGGCGCCAAGCATCGCGTGGCGCCAAATATGACCTTGAACTAATCCGTGACGCGTAATATTGACCGGTGGGTAAGTGCGCCTGTGTGCATGTCcgcgtgtgcgtgtatgtgtgcgtgtgagcgtgtgtgtgtgcgtgtgagtgtgtgtgtgtgtgtgtgtgtgtgtgtgtgtgtgtgtgtgtgtgtgtgtgttatcgtgcGCTCGCTTCTTCCTCGtctactcactttttttttttttttcatgacacgACACATTTGTTCAAGTTCTAATGTTTAGAGACGAGTGTtgagtgttgttgtttgttttcgcTTAGTTGTTGgttgctgtagtggtggtggtggtggtggtagcgacgGTGGGAGTGACGGTGGGAGTGACGGTGGTAGTgacggtggtgtgtgtgtgtgttaatggggTAGAGGAGTTAagaggtaaaaataatgaagggagacgaatttctctctctctctctctctctctctctctctctctctctctctctctctctctctctctctcatcaatatgGCGGCGCTGTAGTCTTTAATTATCTTATTAGAATAGGATGACCTAAGACCAATTAACTTTTGTCGCTCCAATTCGGCGtctacataatttccttgacGGACCCACTTCCAGCCGGGACTTCCCCCCAGTCCGGTAATTCCCACAGCAGCTGTTTTACTATCGATTTATTGGCCAGCTCTACTGATCGACCCTCAGCTAAGTGCATGAAAGAGGATAAaccaagatgtgtgtgtgtgtgtgtgtgtgtgtgtgtgtgtgtgtgtgtgtgtgtgtgtgtgtgtgtgtgtgtgtgtgtgtgtgtgtgtgtgtgtgtgtgtgtgtgtgtgtgtgtgtgtgtgtgtgtgtgtgtgtgtgtgtgtgtgtgtgtgcgtgtgtgtctttttctctgtttctgtccgtctctcttcctgtctgtctgtctctctgtatctatctgtttctgcatctctctctctctctctctctctctctctcatgcgaaGGTGAGAAGACCTCAGTTATACAGTTAAATCTCCCATTCCTAATTCCAAGAAGGTCATCAAAGTATTTCTTAGTGAAATTTCTAATGAACGAAATTATATGCGCACCTTAACGGCCAGTTCCCAACAAGAAATGCGTAGAATTACTCATAACTGCTTGGCTTCACCGAATCAAAGCCAGCATAATTTGCCTCCTCAAGGCAAAAGCAaattatttcctatttcttagtcagaaaacacatttttttttttttttaatgtaggaggggcaccagccaagggcgataaaactgtaataaaaaaaaacagacccactgaggtgccggtccccgaacagtcaAAAGCGGTAGAcgaaaattacaggataagtaagtgtcttgaaacttccttcttgaaagagttcaatttataggaaggagaaaatacaaaagcaggaagggagtttcagagtttacc
Encoded proteins:
- the LOC135100070 gene encoding A disintegrin and metalloproteinase with thrombospondin motifs adt-2-like is translated as MVHCRREATGVMCLILLLGRCQSLLRNTASAAPVLLTREDLKFLFDDTDDVPSHSIVHLRSKSREKRSSPGLTENPGLLDVTIEDHGKQVEFELRPNNQLVSPEFVVVVRSADGVVRERGATRPSCLFSGVAKGHPEITAALSDCDGHGFTGVIISRNETHLIRPHPGLRRRRRQAILDGEEGLTPDGLHIIHARKKNMKCGVFDLEAMKAPRVLVELPQDEATSQDEQDVDRTKREATEELRIETAVFVDDDMVTFIRQRYPRLEVKETITDTVFAIMNGVALLYTAPSLEQHFIITVVKLEIIEDSTKGPDKAHGNIQLYLSNFCSWQRNQKGKMRENWDHALMLSGLDLWDGDPDSTSVIGLAWVAGMCQASYSCTINEGTSFESVFVITHELGHNLGMSHDGSRDDKNTCSANKHLMSSSTGPGKVTWSSCSNRELKDFLSKYTLECLTTTSLVPWKGSIAGDQLPGEVYSKEEQCNFAEGSGFKPYVTSKHPYNDVCRELWCQNTTHALRTHPALEGTTCGIKKFCINGNCQIKPPRQVTVTVPPITTTTTTRAPSKETKGFSNLLWRIRNLFKRYMSLRQELPASVFTSKWRLTHSSQCSATCGGGWTKGEITCTTADGSVRLGDDLCNPDSRPVPWSSCNTSPCVSSDGGSGIHFPSD